From Echinicola jeungdonensis, the proteins below share one genomic window:
- a CDS encoding AtpZ/AtpI family protein — MKRKNQEPPKEKKSSQDNYPEYLKYIGLAFQMFAVIGLGTWLGWKIQEKSQIKFPVWILLFCFLSIILAFYQIFKSLNNH; from the coding sequence ATGAAAAGGAAAAATCAGGAGCCTCCCAAGGAAAAGAAATCCTCACAGGATAATTATCCCGAATATTTAAAATATATCGGGCTTGCATTTCAAATGTTTGCCGTGATTGGATTGGGAACCTGGTTGGGGTGGAAAATTCAAGAAAAAAGCCAAATCAAGTTTCCTGTTTGGATCCTGCTTTTTTGTTTTTTGTCTATTATACTTGCTTTTTATCAGATTTTCAAATCTTTGAATAATCATTGA
- a CDS encoding F0F1 ATP synthase subunit B: MDLIIPGSGLIIWQIIGFGILLIILGKFAWKPILSALEEREGAIEDALKAAENARNEMAHLKAENEKLLQKARTERDQILKSANETSAKMIEEAKEEASKAGAKMIEDAKAVIETEKKAALSEVKNQVATLALDVTEKLLRKQLKTEESQKELVEEFVNDLKLN, encoded by the coding sequence ATGGATCTTATCATTCCTGGTTCTGGATTAATTATTTGGCAAATAATAGGTTTCGGGATACTCTTGATTATCCTGGGAAAATTTGCCTGGAAACCGATTCTTTCTGCATTGGAAGAAAGAGAAGGGGCGATTGAGGATGCCTTAAAGGCAGCAGAAAATGCCCGAAATGAAATGGCCCACCTGAAGGCAGAAAATGAAAAACTCCTTCAGAAAGCCCGGACTGAAAGAGATCAAATCTTGAAGTCTGCTAATGAAACTTCCGCAAAAATGATCGAAGAAGCCAAAGAGGAAGCCTCTAAGGCAGGTGCGAAGATGATCGAAGATGCCAAAGCGGTAATTGAAACAGAGAAAAAAGCAGCCCTTTCTGAGGTGAAAAACCAAGTGGCAACCCTTGCTCTAGATGTGACGGAAAAATTGTTGCGCAAGCAACTGAAAACTGAAGAGTCTCAAAAAGAGCTTGTGGAAGAATTTGTAAATGACCTTAAGTTAAATTAA
- the atpG gene encoding ATP synthase F1 subunit gamma: MANLKEVKERINSVVSTQQITKAMKMVAAAKLRRAQDKIIQMRPYSQKLTAILNNVSSENEGSEDLIYADKREINNVLIVPITSDKGLCGAFNSNIIKATMASINTEYTDQHITVMPLGKKAYDVFRKKDFPSVTEFYDIFSDVSFDRARAAAEFAMNGFTNGKFDKVILVYNEFKNVATQIVRNEQFLPMEGAAEEKDTNATNIDYIMEPSREYIVKELVPKSLKIQFYKAILESNASEHGARMTAMDKATDNAGELLKDLRLMYNRTRQAAITNEILEIVAGAEALESSN; the protein is encoded by the coding sequence ATGGCTAATTTAAAGGAAGTAAAAGAAAGGATTAACTCTGTAGTTTCCACGCAGCAAATTACCAAAGCAATGAAAATGGTGGCTGCTGCCAAACTAAGAAGAGCACAGGACAAGATTATCCAAATGCGGCCTTATTCTCAGAAATTAACTGCCATTCTGAACAACGTTTCCTCTGAAAATGAAGGAAGCGAAGATCTGATTTATGCCGATAAAAGGGAAATCAATAATGTCCTGATAGTTCCTATCACTTCTGATAAAGGGCTTTGTGGTGCTTTTAATTCTAATATCATCAAAGCAACCATGGCATCCATCAATACTGAATATACAGATCAGCATATTACGGTAATGCCATTGGGAAAAAAGGCCTATGATGTTTTCAGAAAGAAAGATTTCCCCAGTGTTACAGAATTTTATGATATATTCTCAGATGTTTCTTTTGACAGAGCCCGGGCAGCAGCAGAGTTTGCCATGAATGGTTTTACCAATGGGAAATTTGATAAGGTGATATTGGTTTACAATGAATTCAAAAATGTTGCTACTCAAATTGTGAGAAACGAGCAATTTCTTCCAATGGAAGGTGCAGCTGAAGAAAAGGATACCAATGCGACTAATATAGACTATATCATGGAACCTTCCAGGGAATATATTGTAAAGGAATTGGTCCCTAAATCCCTTAAAATTCAGTTTTACAAAGCAATCTTGGAAAGCAATGCTTCTGAGCATGGGGCCAGAATGACGGCCATGGACAAAGCAACAGATAATGCCGGTGAATTGCTGAAGGATTTGAGATTAATGTACAATAGAACCCGTCAAGCAGCTATTACAAATGAAATTCTTGAAATTGTAGCTGGAGCGGAAGCTTTGGAAAGTAGCAATTGA
- the atpE gene encoding ATP synthase F0 subunit C yields MLTSLLLSAGLALLGAGIGAGIVAIGAGLGIGRIGGQAMEGIARQPEAAGKIQTAMLIIAALIEVVSLFAVVVCLLIALNDAITF; encoded by the coding sequence ATGTTAACTTCATTATTATTGTCTGCAGGTCTTGCACTTTTGGGTGCAGGTATCGGTGCCGGAATTGTAGCGATAGGCGCAGGTCTTGGTATCGGCCGAATTGGTGGTCAGGCTATGGAAGGAATTGCTCGTCAACCTGAAGCAGCTGGTAAAATCCAAACCGCCATGTTGATTATTGCAGCCCTTATTGAAGTGGTGTCTTTGTTTGCAGTAGTAGTTTGTCTACTTATCGCACTTAATGATGCAATCACTTTCTAA
- the atpH gene encoding ATP synthase F1 subunit delta, protein MSVTRVASRYAKSLLELALEKGILEDVHQDMQQFLDVVKSNRDFALLLKNPIIKSETKGKVLNSIFSKASSDLTLSFFDIISRKSREDILPAIAKEFHDQYNLYKGIQIAELTTSFEVDPEMKGKFADIVKEISGKSKVELIEKKDKNIIGGFVLKVNDRLLDESLSSKLRTLRLEFSQNGFEKQI, encoded by the coding sequence ATGTCTGTTACTAGAGTTGCTTCCCGGTATGCAAAATCATTGCTGGAGTTAGCATTGGAAAAGGGAATATTGGAAGATGTTCACCAAGACATGCAGCAGTTTCTGGATGTGGTGAAGTCTAATAGAGATTTTGCACTCCTATTGAAAAATCCGATTATCAAATCAGAAACTAAAGGAAAGGTTCTGAATTCCATTTTTTCCAAAGCCTCTTCAGATCTTACATTGTCTTTTTTTGATATTATTTCCCGCAAAAGCAGGGAGGATATACTACCTGCAATTGCCAAGGAATTCCATGATCAGTATAATCTATATAAGGGTATACAGATTGCTGAATTGACTACCTCCTTTGAGGTGGATCCGGAAATGAAGGGGAAATTTGCGGATATTGTAAAGGAAATTTCCGGAAAATCCAAGGTGGAATTGATCGAGAAAAAGGATAAAAATATAATCGGGGGTTTTGTACTGAAGGTCAATGATCGGTTGTTGGATGAATCATTGAGCAGTAAATTAAGAACACTACGTTTGGAGTTTTCTCAAAATGGATTTGAGAAACAAATTTAA
- a CDS encoding gliding motility protein has product MFIKKNIFIFLILCGLAWACSSQKDTFTNRLYHNITAKFNAYFLAKKKIDEVKSNIKKAYQEDYSQVLPVFYPIDSAVIDSNEELLEEAREMASKAIDWHRISKWVDDSYFLIGKIDYLQAKTDDAINTFKYLNVNSKEDEVRHQALIQLLRIFIDQRKYDDANYVIDFLTKESEINRENKKELYKTLAYYYEVRGERDGLITALEKTLSHTKSQKEKSRIYFILAQLYQREGFDAQAYHYYQESLKGNPPYERTFFSQLFAQQVAELEKSKDFKKVRSYYDDLYKNPKNRDLRDVVLYEKALFELKQGNKKDGIKLLHKAAQEKGSNTKQKGYIYKKLADIYFDQENDYRASKYYLDSAIQYFKPTDKNYNILSEKKETLDQYVEHYETIQNNDSLLNLSQLSPEEQEKIAEDYLSREEARLLEEKEKKSRTKSGNIFDNLLAFGDKGGGDSFYFNNPTAIQQGAVEFTQNWGNRRLEDNWRREASNFPGRGRSSEINDSSPSPGEESESELTAPSLPSKEDLMANIPNSPEAIKKLNQELEIAYFELGKLLFFELKKPLLARENLQQLIHLYPNTERKPEAYYTLFLINQEVNENPKKYVRLLNQEFPDSPYTNSVNNPEKESTSNEANLLAAGFYKKAYQNYKEKNFEKAREIIQSTLKKYPLTSVTDKLLLLEVMIIGKLDSKERYQKKLEQYIQADHAPELTKMARNMLVAISGERLPKENIKADSLLVKDTVQLAQKNEENPELQKSEAETAPYELKKGQTHLFVLALESRGPDMKKNLTGDLESFHSAHFSKSRLRTGNLSFSRDYSIIIISPFPNANKAMEYRETFIEKFKTDALSEEIKKSSFVISIENFQQLNKRKDIPEYDAFFKASYLK; this is encoded by the coding sequence GTGTTTATCAAAAAGAACATATTTATTTTCCTGATATTATGTGGATTGGCATGGGCATGCTCCTCTCAAAAGGATACCTTTACCAATCGCCTTTACCACAATATTACTGCCAAGTTTAATGCTTATTTTTTAGCTAAGAAAAAAATTGATGAGGTAAAATCTAACATCAAAAAAGCTTATCAGGAAGATTACTCCCAGGTCTTGCCTGTCTTTTATCCCATTGACAGTGCTGTAATCGACAGCAATGAAGAACTCCTGGAAGAAGCAAGGGAAATGGCCTCAAAAGCAATTGATTGGCATAGGATCAGTAAATGGGTGGATGACAGTTATTTTCTGATCGGAAAGATTGATTACTTACAAGCCAAAACAGATGATGCCATCAACACCTTTAAGTACCTAAATGTTAATAGCAAGGAGGATGAAGTAAGGCACCAGGCACTGATCCAACTGCTTCGGATTTTTATTGACCAGCGGAAATATGATGATGCCAATTATGTGATTGACTTTTTGACCAAAGAATCGGAAATCAACAGAGAAAATAAAAAGGAGCTTTACAAGACCTTGGCTTATTATTATGAGGTTCGTGGAGAAAGGGATGGTTTGATCACTGCCTTGGAAAAAACTCTTTCCCATACCAAATCGCAAAAAGAGAAATCCAGAATATATTTTATCCTTGCTCAACTTTACCAAAGGGAAGGATTCGATGCCCAAGCCTATCATTATTATCAGGAATCCCTTAAGGGAAATCCACCTTATGAACGGACATTTTTCTCCCAGCTTTTTGCCCAGCAAGTTGCTGAATTGGAAAAGAGCAAAGATTTCAAGAAAGTCCGTTCCTATTATGATGACCTATACAAAAATCCGAAAAACAGGGACCTGAGAGATGTTGTGCTTTATGAAAAAGCCCTCTTTGAATTAAAACAGGGTAATAAAAAAGATGGAATCAAATTACTCCATAAAGCCGCCCAAGAAAAAGGAAGTAACACTAAGCAAAAAGGGTATATATACAAAAAACTGGCAGATATATATTTTGACCAGGAAAATGATTACAGGGCTTCTAAATATTATTTGGACAGTGCCATCCAATATTTCAAACCAACAGATAAAAACTATAATATTTTATCAGAAAAAAAGGAGACCCTTGATCAATATGTGGAACATTATGAAACTATTCAAAATAATGATTCTCTGTTAAATTTAAGTCAATTAAGCCCGGAAGAGCAGGAAAAGATAGCAGAAGATTACCTATCCAGGGAGGAAGCCCGATTGTTAGAAGAAAAAGAAAAGAAATCAAGAACCAAGTCAGGTAATATTTTTGACAATCTGTTAGCCTTTGGAGACAAGGGAGGCGGCGATTCTTTTTATTTTAATAACCCAACGGCCATTCAACAAGGTGCTGTAGAGTTTACCCAAAATTGGGGAAACAGACGGCTAGAAGATAATTGGAGAAGGGAAGCAAGTAATTTTCCAGGGAGAGGAAGATCCAGTGAAATCAACGATTCATCACCCAGCCCTGGGGAAGAGAGTGAATCTGAACTCACAGCCCCCAGTTTACCTTCCAAAGAGGATTTAATGGCCAACATCCCAAATAGCCCTGAGGCTATCAAAAAATTGAACCAGGAATTGGAAATAGCCTATTTTGAATTGGGGAAATTGTTGTTTTTTGAGCTTAAGAAACCACTCTTGGCCAGGGAGAACCTTCAGCAACTGATCCACCTATATCCAAACACCGAAAGGAAACCTGAAGCCTATTATACTTTGTTTCTAATTAACCAGGAAGTAAATGAAAACCCAAAGAAGTATGTTCGCTTGTTAAACCAGGAATTTCCTGACTCACCCTATACAAATTCAGTCAATAACCCCGAAAAAGAAAGCACAAGTAATGAGGCCAACCTTTTAGCGGCAGGTTTTTACAAAAAAGCCTATCAGAATTACAAGGAAAAGAACTTTGAAAAAGCCAGGGAAATCATACAAAGTACCTTAAAAAAATATCCACTTACTTCTGTTACTGACAAATTATTGCTCCTGGAAGTGATGATTATTGGGAAATTGGACAGTAAAGAAAGGTATCAAAAAAAATTGGAACAATATATTCAGGCCGACCATGCCCCTGAACTCACAAAAATGGCAAGAAATATGCTAGTAGCAATTTCAGGTGAACGGCTACCTAAAGAAAATATTAAGGCGGACAGTTTATTGGTAAAGGATACTGTCCAGTTGGCCCAAAAAAATGAAGAAAATCCAGAGTTGCAAAAGTCGGAAGCGGAAACAGCTCCTTATGAACTAAAAAAAGGTCAAACGCATTTATTTGTATTAGCACTGGAATCTAGGGGGCCTGATATGAAAAAAAACCTAACCGGAGATTTGGAAAGCTTTCATTCTGCCCATTTCTCCAAATCAAGACTTAGAACGGGGAACTTATCCTTTAGCAGGGATTATTCCATTATTATCATAAGCCCATTTCCCAATGCCAATAAAGCCATGGAATACAGGGAAACCTTTATTGAGAAGTTTAAAACCGATGCTTTATCGGAGGAAATAAAAAAGAGTAGTTTTGTGATTTCAATTGAAAATTTCCAACAATTAAATAAAAGAAAAGACATACCTGAATACGATGCTTTCTTCAAAGCATCATATCTAAAATAA
- the lipA gene encoding lipoyl synthase, with product MIELPVISEEAAKKKKPDWLRVKLPVGKEYAKVRKLVDEHKLHTICESGNCPNMGECWGAGTATFMILGNVCTRSCSFCAVATGRPPEYDEEEPKRVAEAIKLMGVKHAVITSVNRDELKDRGAEIWYQTVVETKKLSPETTIETLIPDVKSSWDALYRMISAGQEVVSHNMETVERLYRRVRPQAKYYRSLEQIKLTKEYGKRTKTGIMLGLGETKDEVYKAMDDLAEHGCDILTLGQYLQPTKMHIEVAEFIHPDLFDHYREEGLKRGLKYVESGPLVRSSYHAERHVNV from the coding sequence GCTAAGGGTGAAATTGCCAGTAGGAAAAGAATACGCCAAAGTAAGGAAATTAGTAGACGAACATAAACTGCATACCATCTGTGAAAGTGGAAACTGCCCTAATATGGGTGAGTGCTGGGGAGCCGGCACTGCTACTTTTATGATCCTTGGGAATGTTTGTACCCGTTCCTGCTCCTTTTGTGCGGTAGCTACTGGAAGGCCACCTGAATATGATGAGGAAGAGCCAAAAAGAGTAGCAGAAGCCATTAAATTAATGGGGGTAAAACATGCTGTTATTACTTCTGTCAACCGAGATGAGTTAAAAGACAGGGGAGCGGAAATTTGGTACCAGACCGTCGTGGAAACTAAAAAGCTTTCACCTGAAACTACGATTGAAACCTTGATCCCGGACGTAAAATCAAGTTGGGATGCTCTTTACCGTATGATCAGTGCAGGCCAGGAAGTTGTTTCCCACAACATGGAGACTGTGGAAAGGCTTTACAGAAGAGTAAGGCCACAAGCCAAATATTACCGTTCATTAGAGCAAATTAAATTGACTAAGGAATACGGGAAAAGGACCAAAACTGGGATCATGCTTGGTTTGGGAGAAACCAAAGATGAGGTATATAAAGCAATGGATGACCTTGCCGAACATGGATGTGATATTTTAACTCTTGGCCAATACCTCCAACCAACAAAAATGCATATCGAGGTTGCGGAATTTATCCATCCAGACCTTTTTGACCATTACAGAGAGGAAGGTTTGAAAAGAGGACTTAAATATGTGGAATCAGGGCCATTGGTAAGATCCTCTTATCACGCAGAAAGACATGTAAATGTTTAA
- the atpA gene encoding F0F1 ATP synthase subunit alpha, translating into MAEVRPDEVSAILREQLSGVRTEAELEEVGTVLQVGDGVARIYGLSKAQSGELLEFENGLKAMVLNLEEDNVGAVLFGDSKEVKEGDTVKRTKKIASIKVGEGMLGRVVDTLGNPIDGKGPLKGELYDMPLERKAPGVIYRQPVNEPLQTGIKSIDSMIPIGRGQRELIIGDRQTGKTAVAIDTILNQKEFYDKGEPVFCIYVAVGQKASTVAGVVAALEKGGALPYTVVVCASAADPSPMQFFAPFTGAAIGEFFRDTGKPALVVYDDLSKQAVAYREVSLLLRRPPGREAYPGDVFYLHSRLLERAAKIISSDKIAKEMNDLPESIKPLAKGGGSLTALPIIETQAGDVSAYIPTNVISITDGQIFLETNLFNSGIRPAINVGISVSRVGGNAQIKSMKKVAGTLKLDQAQFRELEAFSKFGSDLDATTKRTIERGRRNQEILKQNQYSPVPVEYQTAIIYASTKGLMDQVPVEKARDFEKEFYTLLKAQYPEALKAILKSDLATAGDLLEKAAKELSPKYAK; encoded by the coding sequence ATGGCAGAAGTAAGACCTGATGAAGTTTCAGCAATCCTGAGGGAACAACTCTCAGGAGTGAGAACGGAAGCGGAACTGGAAGAAGTAGGTACAGTTCTACAAGTAGGGGATGGTGTAGCTCGTATTTATGGCTTGTCTAAAGCCCAATCCGGTGAATTGCTGGAGTTTGAAAATGGCCTCAAAGCAATGGTACTTAACCTCGAAGAGGACAATGTGGGTGCTGTATTGTTTGGGGATTCTAAAGAAGTTAAAGAAGGCGATACTGTAAAGAGGACCAAAAAAATTGCCTCCATCAAAGTGGGTGAAGGCATGTTGGGACGTGTAGTGGATACTTTGGGAAATCCAATTGATGGAAAAGGTCCTCTAAAAGGTGAACTATATGATATGCCACTGGAACGTAAAGCTCCAGGTGTAATTTATAGGCAACCTGTAAATGAGCCACTTCAGACCGGTATCAAGTCTATCGACTCCATGATTCCAATTGGTAGAGGTCAGCGGGAGTTGATCATTGGTGACCGTCAAACAGGTAAAACTGCTGTGGCCATCGATACCATCTTGAACCAGAAAGAATTTTACGATAAAGGAGAACCTGTTTTCTGTATATATGTTGCAGTTGGTCAGAAAGCTTCTACGGTAGCTGGTGTGGTTGCTGCCCTTGAAAAAGGTGGTGCACTTCCTTATACGGTTGTGGTATGTGCTTCTGCTGCAGACCCATCTCCAATGCAGTTCTTTGCTCCTTTTACCGGAGCTGCGATCGGGGAATTTTTCCGGGATACTGGTAAACCTGCCTTGGTAGTTTACGATGACCTTTCAAAGCAAGCAGTTGCTTATCGTGAGGTTTCATTGCTTTTGAGAAGACCTCCGGGACGTGAAGCATATCCTGGTGATGTATTTTATTTGCACTCAAGATTGTTGGAGAGAGCCGCCAAAATCATCTCTTCTGATAAAATTGCCAAAGAAATGAATGACCTTCCTGAGTCAATTAAGCCTTTGGCAAAAGGAGGAGGATCTTTAACTGCCCTTCCAATCATTGAAACTCAGGCAGGTGACGTTTCTGCTTATATCCCAACCAATGTGATCTCCATTACAGATGGTCAGATATTCCTTGAAACCAACCTGTTTAACTCTGGTATCCGCCCTGCAATTAACGTAGGTATATCCGTGTCCAGAGTAGGGGGTAATGCACAAATTAAATCTATGAAAAAGGTAGCAGGTACCTTGAAATTGGATCAAGCCCAGTTCCGTGAATTGGAAGCTTTTTCCAAGTTTGGATCTGATCTTGATGCCACTACTAAGAGAACCATCGAAAGGGGTAGAAGAAACCAAGAGATTTTGAAACAAAATCAATATTCTCCAGTTCCTGTAGAATATCAAACCGCCATTATCTATGCTTCTACCAAAGGTTTGATGGACCAGGTGCCTGTAGAAAAAGCAAGGGATTTTGAAAAGGAATTTTATACCTTGCTGAAAGCTCAGTATCCTGAGGCATTGAAAGCTATTCTTAAAAGTGATTTGGCAACCGCCGGTGATCTTTTGGAAAAAGCAGCCAAAGAATTGTCCCCTAAGTACGCAAAATAA
- a CDS encoding M23 family metallopeptidase, with amino-acid sequence MNLQEKIKSWAEKKYLFVIRREEDFSVISSLSITKLKVGLIMILFFMVCFAISLVLSKSLLASWFDPTFQESENTKKIYALSETIDSLMLEVEAKDRYVDNIQRIISGEALGDTSSAGVPVPRRMDSLEKKNLKPDLFVAGEATQKIVEEFESMAPDERSFERISVSSFTDNYFFPPIKGVVTGGFKPSENHFGLDIVSEENEPVKSVADGTVIISHWTLETGYVIGIQHSNELISVYKHNSVLLKSEGEPVSGGEVISVIGNTGEQTTGQHLHFELWYKGNPLNPQEFITFD; translated from the coding sequence TTGAATCTTCAGGAGAAAATAAAGAGTTGGGCAGAAAAGAAATACCTCTTTGTCATTCGAAGGGAGGAAGACTTTTCGGTCATATCATCCCTAAGCATAACCAAGCTAAAAGTGGGCTTGATAATGATTCTGTTTTTTATGGTTTGTTTTGCTATTTCCCTTGTCTTATCAAAGTCTTTATTGGCCAGTTGGTTTGACCCCACATTTCAAGAATCAGAAAATACCAAGAAGATTTATGCTTTGTCTGAAACCATAGATTCATTGATGTTGGAAGTGGAAGCTAAGGATAGGTACGTAGATAATATTCAAAGGATTATTTCCGGGGAAGCCTTGGGGGATACCTCCTCAGCTGGGGTACCTGTGCCAAGGAGAATGGATTCTTTGGAGAAAAAAAATCTAAAACCAGATTTATTTGTAGCAGGAGAGGCTACTCAAAAGATTGTTGAAGAGTTTGAATCGATGGCACCGGATGAACGAAGTTTTGAGAGGATTTCTGTAAGTTCTTTTACAGACAATTATTTTTTCCCACCAATAAAAGGGGTGGTGACCGGAGGTTTTAAGCCCAGTGAAAACCATTTTGGCTTGGATATTGTATCGGAGGAAAACGAACCAGTCAAATCAGTGGCAGATGGAACGGTGATTATTTCCCATTGGACTTTGGAAACAGGCTATGTTATCGGAATCCAGCATTCCAATGAATTGATTTCAGTTTACAAACATAATTCTGTATTATTGAAATCCGAGGGAGAACCAGTAAGTGGTGGAGAAGTAATTTCCGTAATAGGCAATACCGGAGAGCAAACCACTGGGCAACATTTACACTTTGAATTATGGTATAAAGGAAACCCATTAAACCCGCAAGAATTTATAACATTTGATTAA
- the atpB gene encoding F0F1 ATP synthase subunit A: protein MFRKFLCISALLSVFILAFSTATFASSEEGEESKTSFIMHHVKDSHEWHFATFGHTHVTLPLPVIIYSSDRGVEIYSSSNFVDPETHKFGKEHKGYYIDSHDHLHAVDDSRSIVDLSITKNVAMLILVLVVVLFLLLSAAKRYKKHPSAPPKGVASFIEPIVIFIRDEVAKPNIGHKYKKFTPYLLTIFFFIWIGNLMGLIPGAANLTGNIAVTMTLAVFTFFATNLNGNKEYWKHVFATPGVPLPLLVVIVPVEFIGLFTKPFALMVRLFVAMTAGHIVILSFIGLIFVFESYAVGVASTMMVVFINLIELLVAVIQAYVFTLFSAMYIGQAVAEHDH from the coding sequence ATGTTTCGTAAGTTTCTGTGCATAAGCGCCTTGTTGTCAGTGTTCATACTGGCTTTTTCTACTGCGACTTTTGCCTCCTCCGAAGAAGGTGAAGAAAGTAAGACAAGTTTCATCATGCACCACGTAAAGGATTCGCATGAATGGCATTTTGCTACTTTTGGTCATACCCATGTGACACTCCCTCTACCTGTTATCATTTATTCTTCAGATAGGGGGGTGGAAATTTATTCTTCCTCGAACTTTGTTGACCCCGAAACACACAAATTTGGGAAAGAACATAAAGGTTACTACATAGATAGTCATGATCACCTACATGCTGTAGATGACTCAAGGAGTATAGTTGATCTTTCCATCACCAAAAACGTGGCTATGCTGATACTTGTTTTGGTGGTGGTGTTATTCCTATTGCTATCAGCTGCTAAAAGGTATAAAAAACATCCCAGTGCTCCTCCAAAAGGCGTTGCCTCCTTTATTGAGCCGATTGTTATTTTTATCAGGGATGAGGTAGCCAAACCCAATATTGGTCATAAGTATAAGAAATTCACCCCTTATCTTTTAACTATATTTTTCTTTATTTGGATAGGAAACTTGATGGGGCTTATCCCGGGTGCTGCCAATCTTACTGGAAATATTGCAGTGACAATGACCTTGGCAGTGTTTACTTTTTTTGCAACGAATCTTAATGGAAATAAAGAATATTGGAAACACGTGTTTGCCACTCCTGGCGTTCCGCTTCCACTCTTGGTGGTAATAGTACCCGTAGAATTCATTGGATTATTTACTAAGCCATTTGCCTTGATGGTCCGATTGTTTGTTGCCATGACGGCCGGCCACATTGTTATTTTGAGTTTTATCGGATTGATCTTTGTGTTTGAATCCTATGCAGTAGGAGTAGCCAGTACCATGATGGTAGTGTTTATCAACTTGATAGAATTATTGGTAGCCGTTATTCAGGCTTATGTATTTACCTTGTTCTCCGCAATGTATATCGGGCAAGCCGTAGCGGAGCATGATCATTAA
- a CDS encoding bactofilin family protein produces the protein MFNKTEEKKAAVEMVNSSNVIAKETTIKGDIITYGNIRIEGTVEGTLSSKTKIVIGDSAFLKGNIDSKEAEIAGKIVGEVRCTEILFLKKTAVIEGNIYSKRLVIENGAVFNGECKMAENKNQSDNPEDTKKPEKGKGQNNEKEKSGASQGKEILTG, from the coding sequence ATGTTTAATAAAACCGAAGAAAAAAAAGCAGCAGTGGAGATGGTAAACTCCAGTAATGTCATTGCAAAAGAAACCACCATCAAAGGAGATATCATAACCTATGGCAATATCCGGATTGAAGGCACGGTAGAAGGAACTTTAAGTTCCAAAACAAAAATTGTAATAGGAGACTCTGCTTTTTTGAAAGGAAATATTGATTCCAAGGAGGCTGAGATTGCTGGAAAAATTGTTGGAGAAGTACGTTGCACTGAAATTCTATTTTTGAAAAAAACCGCCGTAATTGAAGGTAACATTTATTCCAAACGGTTAGTTATTGAAAATGGGGCTGTATTTAATGGAGAATGTAAAATGGCCGAAAATAAAAATCAATCTGACAACCCAGAGGATACAAAAAAACCAGAAAAAGGTAAAGGTCAAAACAATGAAAAGGAAAAATCAGGAGCCTCCCAAGGAAAAGAAATCCTCACAGGATAA